The genomic DNA AGCAGAAGGTCGCGATCGCCGCCGCGCTGATCGCCGACCCGCCGATCGTCCTGCTGGACGAGCCGACGCTCGGCCTGGACGTCGAGGCCACCCGCACCGTCAAGAACTGGATCGCCGAGCAGGCGCGCGAGCTCGGCACCACCATCCTGCTCACCACCCACCAGCTCGATGTGGCTCAGGAGCTGTGTGACCGGGTGGCCGTCATACGCCAGGGCCGGCTCGTGGCCGACCTGCCCACGCGGGAGCTGCTGGCCGGTTTCCGCGAACGCGACAGGTACGAGATCCGCATCGAAGGAGCGGCGCCACCCGGCTTCGACGCCGTCATCGGCGAGGGCGTCACCACGATCAGCGTGCAGGTGAGCAACCCGATCGAGGTGTACGACCTGGTCGAGCGCCTGCGTGTCCACGGGGCCGTCATCGAGTCGCTGACCCAGGTGCAGCCCGACCTGGAGGATGTGTTCCTCGCCCTGGTGAACGAGCCGCCCCATGCTGCTTAAGGTCCTGGGCGCGGAGATCGGCAAGGGCCTGCGTGTCCAACTGGCCCACCCGGTCGGCCACGTCATCACCCTGCTGATCAGCGCCATGATGTACCTCGGCCTGCAGTTCGTCCTGGGCCAGGGCGAACTGCGCCAGGATCTGCTGCCGCGGACCCTGGTCGCGATCGGCGGCTACTGGTTCCTGCAGTACGCCGGCCTGGTGATGGTGGCCGACCTCATCGAGGAGAAACGCGCCGGCACCTTCGTCCAGGCCCAGATGACCCCGGCGCCGCCGTGGCTGCCGATGCTCGGCCGGCTGCTCACCGCCTCGGTGTTCGGCCTGGCGGTGGCCGCCGTGGCCACCCTCGTCCCGCTGCTGGTGGCCGGGATCGCGATCCCGCTGCGCTGGGCGGCGATCCTGCCCGTCGTGCTCATGGGGGCCGACGCGCTGGCCTTCACGTTCCTGCTGGCGGCCCTCGCGCTGGGCTCGCCGATGATCGGCGCCCTGCAGTCGCTGTTCACCTCGCTGGTGCTGCTGCTCAACGGCTCGTTCCTGCCGCTGGCCTTCTACCCGGACTGGCTGGCCGCCCTGGCGAGAATCCTGCCCACCACGCTGGGCATCGAGGCGACCACCCAGACCCTGTTCGAGGGCCGGAGCCTGGCCGAGCTCTGGAGCGGCGGCACCCTGCCCTGGCTGCTCGCCCACACCCTCGCCCTCAGCGTCGTCGCCGGCCTGCTGTTCGTCCGCAACCACCGCCGAGCCCTGCAGGAGCCGTCATGACCTTCGCCCGCGGATTCGCCGCGGAAGTCCGCAAGGGCTTGCTCAACCTCGCCGCCGGATGGCGCGAGGTCCTCATCCAAATGATCACATTTCCGCTGTTCTACCTGCTCATCGTGCTGTTCATGGGGCGCGGGCAGCTGCGTGCCGAACTGCTGCTGCCGGTGCTGCTCGGCATGGTGGCGCTGACGTTCATCCACGAGCAGGTCAACCGGGTGTTCTGGGGATATCTGGGCGACATCCAGTCCGGCGTGCTGGAACAGACCTACCTGACGCCGCTGCCCTCGGCCGCGCTCATCCTCGGCCGCCAGGTCGCCGCCGCGATCTCCGCCCTGCCGACCGCGCTGGCCGTGCTGGCCACCGGCGCCACCGCCATCACCGTCCAGGGCGGGCAACTGCCCGTCGACGTGCAGGTGATCGTGCCACTGGCCGCGATCGTCCTGGGCACCTGCGGGCTGGCGCTGATCCTGTGCGGGTTGACCCTGGTGTTCAAACGCATCGAGATCATCACCCAGCTGTCGGTGGCCGTCTACGCCATCGCGGGCGGCACCCTGGTCCCTCTGGCCGCCATGCCCGACCCGGTCGCGTTCATCAGCCGGCTGGTCGTCCCCATCGCGCCCGGCATCGAGGCGATGCGGGACATCCTGCTCGGCGGGCACTCCCTGGCCGCTCTCCCGTCCGGCTGGGGTCTCGGCTGGCTGCTGGTGCAGCCGCTTCTCCTCACGGCCGCCGGGGCGGTCGCGTTCAACCGGCTCGAACACCTCGCCCGGCACCGCGGCACCCTCGGCCGCTACTAGCCGGCACCTGAACGAAAAGAGAGCAACTGACGTGAACGTTATCCTGTGGGTACTGCAGGCGGCCCTGGCCGCCGTCTTCGGCCTGGCCGGGGTCATGCATGTCACCCAGCCCAAGGAGAAGCTGCGGCCCATGCTGCCCTGGGTGGAGGACTTCAGCCCCGGTCAGCTCCGACTGATCGGCGTGGTCGAACTGCTCGGCGCCCTCGGTCTGATCCTGCCCGCCGTCACCGGCATCGCCCCGGTCCTCACCCCGCTGGCCGCCACCGGCCTGGCCATCACCATGCTCGGCGCCGCCGCCACCCACGTCCGACGCAGAGAGCCGTCGGCCGTGGCCGTCAACGTGGCACTGCTCGCGATCGCCGCCGTCATCGCCTGGGGCCGCTTCGGCCCGCACGCCTTCTGACCCCTTCGTCCCGCTCGAGTGCGTGACGCCTCGGGCGGGACGTCAGCCGCTACGGGAAGCCTGGAGACCATCATGACAACGGATTGCGTGACCCTGCGACCAGTCGGCCAGGTCGTGGGCGGTCGCAGCGAGATGTTCGAGGACGACTGGCACGACGTTCGAGCCGTGATCCGGCTGGACCCCGAGTCCTTCACCACCTCGGCGGTGCTCGGCCTGGAGGACTTCTCCCACCTGGAGGTCGTCTTCCTCTTCGACCGGATCGACCCGGCCACCGTGCACAGCCGACCCCGTCCGCCACGGGGGAACCCGAGCGCGGCGCCCGTGGGGGTCTTCGCCCACCGCGGGCCGTACCGACCCAACCGCCTCGGCCTCTCCCGCTGCCGGCTCCTCGCCGTGGACGGCCTGAACCTGCACGTCGCCGACCTGGACGCACTTGCCGGCTCGCCCGTCCTGGATGTCAAGCCGTACCTGGTCGAGTTCGCCCCCCGCCATCCGGTCACCCAGCCGAGGTGGGCCACCAGACTCATGAGCCCCTATTACTGAGGCTCCTGTCCGACGCCTTGCCGCCGGCACCGGCGGCAAGGCCGCTCCACCGGCGGCAAGGCCGCTCCACCACGCGGCCCTGGGCCTCCGGTGCGTCAGCGCTTGATGTCGTAGGAGTGAGACACCGCCTTGGGGTACGTGTCGGGGCAGTGGGCAGAGGACTGCACCCGAATCCCCTTCCAGGGCCCGTAGACGGTCTTCTTGGTCCTGCCGTTGGAGCACGTGGCGATGGCCCGCACGGAACCCGCGCCCTTGTCGCATCGGGCCCACGTGTAGTCCGTCTGCCAGCCGTACCCGTGGTGGCAGTCGGTCGGCAGGGGCTCGGCCTGCGCGGCGAGCGGGGTGAGCGAGACGACCGCGAAGGCGGCAGCGGACGCGAGAGCAGTGAAGATCTTCCTGTTCATGATCGGCGATCATATATACGCCCGCGCAACCTTGTTGGGATTCGTCTGCTTTGCGTCAGTCCAGGCAGAACTCGTTGCCCTCCGGGTCGGTCATCACGATGAAGCCGGCACTCATCGGGGGAGCGGGCTCGTCGCGACGCACCCGCCTGGCTCCCAGCGCGACGAGCCGTCCGCACTCGACCTCCAGCGCCGCCATCCGCTCCTCTCCCCGCAGCCCCGGAGCCGCACGGACGTCGAGGTGGACGCGGTTCTTGGCGACCTTGTCCTCAGGCACCCGCTGGAAGAACAGCCGTGGACCGTGCCCGGCCGGGTCCTCGATGGCCGATCTCGTGTTGCGCTGCTCCTCCGGCACGCCGGCCCGTGCGAGGAAGTCGTCCCACGCGGCCAGCGGGTCGGCGTCCTCGGGCAGGTCCACTCCGGGCGGGCCGGGGTGGACGTAGCCCAGCACGTCACGCCAGAAGGACGACAGCGCCCGAGGGTCGCGGGCGTCGAAGGTGACCTGGACGTGGCGGCTCATCGGGCTGCTCCGTTCGTGGCGGGTCTCGTGTGCAGGTAGAGGTCGCGCAGCAGGCAGACCTCGGACAGGTGGTGGATCAGCTCGCGGTGGATGTGCAGCACCAGATCGGCCATGGGCGCCTCGGGGAAGGGCTCCTTCGCGCCGAGCGGGACCCGGAGCCCGGCCTCGCCGAGGCCGCGCACCCCGTCCAGCCAGACGTCGAGCTGGGCCTCGAGCTGGTCGAGCGCGGCGGCCGCGCCGCCGGCGTACTCCCAGGTCTCGTACGACGCCGCCGGCGCGCCGAAGTGCGCCGCGTTGCGCGCGGCGAGCACGCCGACGATGACGTGACCGAGTCGCCAGGCGATCGTGGTGAAGGCCGCGGGGACCGGCTCGGGGAAGGCGTAGTCCATCGTGAAGTCCCCGGCACCGACCTGCACGGGTGCCGTCGAGCTGCCGCGCGGCCGCACACTCCACGCGTCCGGCACCGGTGACCAGAAGTACTCGTCGTCGGTGAGGCCGTCGAGCCGGGCTCGCAGCTGATGCTTCCAGTGGAACTCCCACTGCTCGCGCAGCGTCCGGTTCCAGTCGAGTTCGTCTGCGTCCATGGAGCCACCCTGACACCCCAAGCGGACAGAATCGGTCCGCTATTGTGGCAGGGGGGCGACATGGACGTGGCTGGCGGTGACGAGCGGGGTACGACGGAGCGGGTGCTCACCCTGCTCGGGCTGCTGCAGCAGCGCCAGGTCTGGACCGGCCCCGAGCTCGCCGACCGGCTCGGGGTCACTGCGCGCACGGTACGGCGTGATGTCGAGCGGCTGCGCACCCTCGGCTATCCGGTGCATGCCAGCCAGGGTGTCGGCGGCGGCTACCGGCTCGGCCCGGGGCAGGACCTGCCGCCGCTGCTTCTCGACGACGAGGAGGCGATCGCCACCGCGGTCTCCCTGCTCGCCGGCGCGGATGGCGCGGTCGCCGGCGCCGGCGAGGCCGCGCTCCGGGCGCTGACCAAGCTCGACCAGGTGCTGCCCACCCGGTTGCGGCACGAGGTGCGCGCGCTCTCCGGCTCGGTGGAGTCCTTCGGCGGAGGCCGCGCGCCGGTCGACCCCGAGGTGCTCATGACGCTGGCCAGAGCCTGCCGCGACGAGGTCGAAGCCGGCTTCGACTACCCGTCCGGGAGCGAGGTGCGACGGCGGCGGGTCGAGCCCTACCGCCTCGTCGCCTCCGACCGGCGCTGGTATCTGTTCGCCTACGACCTCGATCGCGACGGCTGGCGCAGCTTCCGCGTCGACCGGATGACCGGCGTGTCCGCACGGACCTGGCGCTTTCGCCCGCGCGCGGCGCCCGACGCGGCGAGGTACGTGCAGGAGGGCGTGGCCAGTCGGGTCTACCCGCACCGGGCGCGCTTCCTCGTACACGCGTCGGCCGACACGGTGCGCGCGCAGATTCCGGCCTCGGCGGCCGTCGTACGACGGCGAGGGAGCGAGCTCTGCGAGGTGCTCAGTGGCGCCGCCAGCCTCGACTTCGTGCTCATGCACGTGCTCCTGCTGGGGCACGACTTCGAGGTGCTCGACCCTCCGGAGCTTGGGAGGCGCTGTCGCGTGCTGGCGGACAGACTGCTGTCGGCCGGCGCGGCGATTCCACCGGTGCCGGATGCGGAGGAGCCCTGAGCCGCGACCGCTGGGGGAGCGGTGTGCGGGGTGGGAACGCACGAATGATCACAGGGATCGGGGCAGGCCGAAATGGGGGAAGACGCTGGTGTCCCGGAACCCCGTGGTCGGCGTGCTGTCCAGCATCTATGCCGCGAGCATGGTGTCCTGCACCAGGTCGTCGGCGTCGGCGAGCGAGCCGACGGTCCGGTAACAGTGCAGGTGCAGCTCACGCCGGTAGGGCTCGATTCTCTCGACTCCCAGGGCTGAGCTTCGTCCTCCGGTGTCGCGACCTCACTCCACAGGGGTACGCCCCGGACCGGGCTGGAACGGTAGGTGGTCAGCCACCGGAAACATGGCCTCGTCCGGGACCTGCCGAACGCCTGGATTGATGAGATGTACCCGTCCGCGGAAGGTCGACGGAGTCGATGGAGACGGTGGAGAGATCAGTCATGGCGATACGCTCATTCGTGGATGATCACCATAGGCCCGAGCCGATAACCGCCCCCACTGACGCCAATCCCCGCCGCCTGCGCCGGCTCCTGGCACCGCCCGCCAACCGGCGGCGCCCCGCCCATGAAGACGAACCCTAGCCCGGTTGCCTGATGCTCTCGATGATTCGGGCGAAGCCTTCCTCTCCATGGCCTGCATCGATCTGACGCTGGATGAGCCGCTGGGCCATGGCGACCACCTCGGTGCTGATGCCCTGGTCGGAACTGGCGGCCAGCAGGTCACTGAGGTTGGAGAACTGGAGGCTCTGTTGCCCTTCGACGGTGTAATCCCCGCCATCGACGACCGCGGCGAACCCTTGGAAGGCGCCGGTCATGGCGGTCAGCCAAGGTGTGGCCATGGCAGCGAACTCGCCCGCCGTCACGCCGGCCGGCGCGACCATGGCGGCGCCGTGCATGAATCCGGCCCACATGACGTACATGCCCGCGAGTAGGGCGAGGTCGTACAGGGACGCCAGCCCAGCATCCTCACCGAAGTAGGTACTGGATCCCCACAGGTCGAGCAGTGGCTTGTACTGATCGAAGACCTCGGCCGATCAGCTGTAGAGGAGTCTCTCGGCCAGGCGTTGTCTGGCGCTTTCGTACAGTTGGAGGGCCTCGGGCCGACGGCCGCACTGGGACAGCGCTGTCATCAGCTGCGCGGTGAGGGGCTCGTTCAACGGCTCGGCGGCTACGGTCTCCCGCAGCCCGGGAAGGATCTGCTCGGCTCGCCCCAGGCGCATCTGGACGTCGTGATACGCCAGCGCCGCGTTGACCCGTTCCTGATCCGGCCGGGCTCGCATCCCGACCACCCAGGCGCCGGACAGCCCGGCCAGAGCCTGCTGCTTCCACAGATGGAGCGCATCGCCCAGGAGGGCGCCCATCTCCTGCTCGCCGGTGCTGGCGTGAGCCTGGCCGACCAGTCGGCGGAATCGGTGCAGATCGACCGCATCGCCGGGCACCTCCAGCGCATAGCCGCTGCTACGGCGTATGAGCTCGATGCCGTACGAGGCCGCGTGGACCGAGCGTAGGACGCGCCGCAAACGGGTGATGTAGGTGTAGAGGGTGTTGCGTGCCTCGGAGGGAGGGTTCTGGTCCCATAGCCGATCGACCAGGTGCTCGATCGAGACCATCTGGCCCGCCTCGCTGAGAAGCACCGCCAGCACGCAACGCTGCTTGGCATGCCCAAGATCAAGCACCCGTCCCTCGACGGTGGCCTCGACCGGACCCAGAAGCCGAAATTGCATGGATACCCTTCGTGCCGGGCGATACGGGCGTTCATGGCACTGCCACGGGCAAGCTGGTGATCATCCAAGGCCAAGGGGGCGGAGGCACGGTCGTGGCCGGTGGTTCCTGAGGCCGAGGCTGCCCGCCGCTGGGTTTCGCCGCCGTCTCCTCGGCGCCGGATCGCCTACCGGAAGTCGGCGGCGTGGTCGGTGGCCCACCGGGCGAAGGTCCGGGCGGGTCGGCCGATGATCTTCTCCACGTCCCCGCTCACCCGGGCCGGCTTGCCGACCGAGTCGGCCCACTGCTCGAAAAGCGTGTCCAGGATGAACCGCGGCATGAATCTGCTCATCGCCTCCCGCGCGGCCTCCGGCGTCAGCTCCTCGTAGCGCAGCGGCCGTCCGATCGCCTCACCGATGAGCGCCACCTGCTCGCGGGCGGTCAGCGACTCGGGGCCGGTGAGGTCGTCTGTCGCGCCGGCGTGGCCGGGCTCCGTCAGCGCCCGCACCGCCACCGCGGCGAGGTCGGCCTCGTGCACCGGCGCGCTGGTCGACTCGGCGTAGGGCGCCCGCACTACGTCGCCTGCCCTTGTCTGCCCGGCCCACGGCAGGGCGTTGGTGGCCATGTGCCCCGACCGCAGGAACGTCCACTCCAGGTCTGACGCGCGCAGTGACCGCTCGATCTCGGCGTGATAGGCGGCGATCGGGTTGGTTTGCTCGTCCACGTCGTCGTCCACGGCGCTGGATGACAGGAACACGACTTTGCGCACGCCCGCCGCCGTGGCGGCCTGGACGAATCCGGGCCCCGAACCGGGGGCGGCGAACAGGAACACGGCCGACACGCCGGTCAGCACGGGCCGCAGCGTGCCCGGCTCGCCCAGGTCGCCGCAGGCTACCTCGACACCGTCCGGCAGCTTCGCCTGCTCGGGGTCGCGGGTGAGCGCGCGGACCTCATGGCCGGCGTCCAGAAGCTGCTCGACGACATTGCGGCCCACATTGCCGGTGGCTCCCGTTACCAGAATCATTTCTGCTCTTTCGTCGGTACGGCGGCGCCCGCGAGAGCGCCAGGTGTCATGAGTGAGGGATCCCGTCGCAGCCGCCGCGAGACTCTCGCCGAAGCCGACCCCTGAGAAGGCACGGCAGGCCCGGCACAGCTCGTGCAGGGCGCCTGCGGGACGTCGACGCGAAGGTGCTGATCTCGTCGCTCATGACGTCACAGTCTCAGCAATCGTGGCAAACCACTTGCCTAAAAGGGCGGGCCCTCCGGCTCAAGGTTCTTTCAAGGTTGTCGTCAGGCTCGCTGTGGCACCGTTCGAGCGCCCCTGACAACCTGTAGAGAGGATCACCATGCCGAGCGTCACACGCCGGATGCTGAGTTCTGCCCTTTTGACTGCCGGACTGGTCGCCTCGCCGGCTTTGTCGGTTCCGGCCCACGCTACGGCCGCCACCGCGCTCAGGTCCGCGCCGGCGTGCGTCAAGTGGAAGAACAACCAGTGGAAGATGCGGATCGAAGTGCGGAACACATGCAGAAGGAGGTACCGCGTCAAGATCATCATTGCTTTCGGGCCGGACAGCTCGTGCTGGACCTACAAGTCTGGTCAGCGCCGTGACTACTACGGGTGGAGCGGACGCGTCGACCAGCTGCGACTGTGCTGACCCGGGATCCCGCCAACCCCGCGGCGTCCTTTGAAGGCTGCGACGGCACGCATCCAGGGAATGCCCCATGTCTGGCGGCTCGCCGCCGATCACGCCCGTAATCTCGGAAGTCCTTCGCCCAGGTCGGCGGCTTCGAGATCAACGGAGGGGGTTCCGGCCGCATCCGGCTGACGGGCGACCGTCTCGAGCGGCCATGAAGGCGGCGGGCGGGATTCGGTCGTGCGGCCCGGCGCGAGAGCCGGGACCGCGGGGCGGGGAGGCATTCTGAAGCCGGTGGCCGGTGCGAGCCGCACGTCCGAGGAGGGGCTGAACTGCAGCTCCCGGCCGTCGTCCGCAATCTCCTCGCTCTTGTTCGAGAGACTCGGCGGGCAGGCCCAGGCGGCGGGTGACGGCCCTGACGGTCGAGGCGTCAGGGTCGGCGAAGTCGCCTGCGATCGGGTCGTCGCCATGCCTGGGACAGACCTCGAACGCGTGCGACGCCTCGACCTCTACGAGCTGACCGTTGGAGCCGACGCTGACGCGCCCGGTTCGTCGCCGCTCTGTCCCGTTCGCGCGACTGGTTCGCGCCGGTGACGGGAACGTCTGGTGTCCACGTTGCCGCTCAACGTGCCGAGAATGCCGGGTAGCCCCGCCACCGTTTCGGCGGGCAGGCCGGTCACGGTCTCCTCCGCCAGGGCGCACCATAGCTGCTTGATCTGGTCGGCCAGGGCTTTGCCGCTGTCGGTGAGCTCGACGACGCTGGCGCGTTTGTCGGAGGGGGCGGGGTTGCGGCGGATGTGGCCGCTGGCTTCGAGCTTGCGGGCCATGAGGGTGACGCTGGGCGGCTCACAGCCGAGTGCCTCACTGAGCTGGGACTGGATCATCGGGCCGGTCCTGGCGAGCTCGAGCAGGAGCGCCTCCTGCCCGGGGTGCAGGCCGAGCGGGGCCAGCAGTGCCGCGGCCCGGGCCCGGTGGCGCAGGCTCAGGAGGCGGATGGCCTGGTTGAGGGCGTCGGCGTGCTCGAAGTCCATGGGCTCTCCTTGACAGATTAGTTATGCGCATAACATTATCCGCATAACTAATTCTACGTGACATCGAGGGAGCTGGCATGACCGTGAAGGTCGCCGTCATCTACTACAGCTCGACCGGCAATGTGCACGCACTCGCGCAGGCCGTCGCCGACGGCGCCGTCTTGGCCGGAGCCGAGGTGCGGCTGCGGAGGGTCGCCGAGCTGGCACCCGACAGCGCGATCGACGCGAACCCGCTGTGGCGGCGGCACGCCGATGCCGCTACGGCGATCGCCCAGGCCTCGATCGAGGACCTGGCGTGGGCCGACGCCTTCGCGTTCGGAACGCCGACCCGGTTCGGCACGCCGGCCGCGCAGCTCAAGCAGTTCATCGACCAGGCCGGCGGGTTGTGGCAGGAAGGCAAGCTGGCGAACAAACCGGTGACGGCCTTCACCTCGGCATACAACCGGCACGGCGGCAGCGAGGCCACGATCCTGTCGCTGGGCAACGTCTTCTATCACTGGGGGGCGCTGATCGTCCCGCCCGGATTCACCGATCCAGCCGTATACGCCGCCGGCGGCAACCCCTACGGCACCTCGTCGGTGACCAGCCTGTCGACCGGAGACGGCCCTGATGCCGCGGCGCTGGAAGCGGCCAGGTACCAGGGACAGCGGTTGGCCCGGATCACGATCCGGCTGCTGGAGGGCAGCCGCCTCACCGATGCCGCCGCGGGCGACGGCAACGGCCGCGAAACCCTGGCCGGAACAACCTCCCAGACCGCGTGAGGAAGGTCATGACAAGCACTGGTACTGCAGCTCAGCGGGCCAGGCCGCACGCCGGCCCCGCCTGGGCGGTCCTGGCGCTGGTGTGTGCCGGCCAGTTCATGGTGATCCTGGACTCGTCCATCGTCAACGTCGCCCTGCCCTCGATCCATGGCGACCTCGGCTTCACACCCACCGGCCTGGCCTGGGTGGTGAACGGCTACCTGCTCACCTTCGGCGGCTTCATGCTGCTGGGAGGCCGCGCTGCCGACCTGTTCGGCCCTCGCCGGACGCTGGTCGCCGGGCTGCTGCTGTTCTCCGCCTCGAGCCTGGCCGCCGGCCTGGCGACCGCTCCGGGGGTCCTGGTCGCGGCCCGCGTCGCGCAGGGCGTCGGAGCCGCCATGATGGCCCCGGCGACGCTGGCCGTGATCAACACCGGCTTCACCGAGCCGAACGCGCGTGCCAAGGCGTTCGGCGCATGGTCCGCCTCGGGCGGTGTGGGCGGGCTGGCCGGCGCGCTCGCCGGCGGTGCCATCACCACCGGCCTGTCGTGGCGGTGGGTCTTCCTCATGAACGTGCCGATCGGCGCGGTGCTGATCGTCGTGGCCCTGATGTCGCTGTACGGCACGCGAGGCGGCCGGCGGGAATCGCTCGACCTCACGGGCGCGCTCACCGGGACGGCGGGCCTGGCCGCGCTGATCTACGGCGTCATGCGCAGTGCCGATCACGCCTGGTCGTCCATGCCGGTCGTCGGGCCGGTGGTGGCTGGCCTGCTCCTGCTCGTCACCTTCACCGTGGTGGAGGCACGGTTCGCCACCCGGCCGATGATGCCCCTGCGGCTGTTCAGAATCCGGGGGGTGGCCGTCGGCAGCGGCATGCTGCTGCTGTTCGGTGGGATCGCCATCGCGATGTGGTACTTCACCTCGCTGTTCCTGCAGAACGTGCTCGGCTTCAGCGCGCTTCAAGCCGGGCTCGGGCAGACACCTGCGGCTGTGACCTTCCTGGTGATCGCGCGATGGGCCGCCGCCCTGCTGCCGCGCACCGGTGTACGCCCTCTGCTGGTGGCCGGCAGCGGCTGTTTCCTGGCCGGGTTCGGCTGGCTCGCCCAAGCCGGAGCCGACAGCGGCTACGTCACCGGCGTGCTCGGGCCGACGCTGCTCATCGCGGTCGGCATCGGGCTGACCTTCCCCACCCTCATGGCCGCGACGACCGCCGAGGTTCCCCAGGGCGACGCGGGGATCATCGGCGGCCTGGCCCAGACCGCCGGCCAGGTAGGCAGCTCGGTCGGCCTGGCCGTGCTCGCGACAGCCGCCGGCGCCACAGCCACGACGGAGGCC from Nonomuraea muscovyensis includes the following:
- a CDS encoding MFS transporter; the encoded protein is MTSTGTAAQRARPHAGPAWAVLALVCAGQFMVILDSSIVNVALPSIHGDLGFTPTGLAWVVNGYLLTFGGFMLLGGRAADLFGPRRTLVAGLLLFSASSLAAGLATAPGVLVAARVAQGVGAAMMAPATLAVINTGFTEPNARAKAFGAWSASGGVGGLAGALAGGAITTGLSWRWVFLMNVPIGAVLIVVALMSLYGTRGGRRESLDLTGALTGTAGLAALIYGVMRSADHAWSSMPVVGPVVAGLLLLVTFTVVEARFATRPMMPLRLFRIRGVAVGSGMLLLFGGIAIAMWYFTSLFLQNVLGFSALQAGLGQTPAAVTFLVIARWAAALLPRTGVRPLLVAGSGCFLAGFGWLAQAGADSGYVTGVLGPTLLIAVGIGLTFPTLMAATTAEVPQGDAGIIGGLAQTAGQVGSSVGLAVLATAAGATATTEAGGSSPAALAAGYDLVFLLAAGLGLAIAVVSLLLPRHRRG